The proteins below come from a single Gemmatimonadota bacterium genomic window:
- the hypE gene encoding hydrogenase expression/formation protein HypE, which produces MPTLTDEHILLSHGSGGKLAHDLVEAVFLPRFSNAALDVLDDGALVGDIPAGRLAVSTDCFVVDPVFFPGGDIGRLAICGTVNDVAMTGAQPRWLTAGFILEEGLPVADLVRIADSMAAAAKEAGVTVVAGDTKVVPRGHADRIFITTAGFGILPDGITPTGTGARPGDAILASGTLGDHEICLMTLRAGLSLDGEVKSDVAPVNGLVRALADDAIPLHALRDPTRGGVATVLGEIASASGVAIRLDEERIPLRPGVRGACEIMGFDPLYLASEGRMIAVVPEADADRALRILRTHAAGADACRIGEVREGPPGRVTLRTSIGGERIVDMLTGEMLPRIC; this is translated from the coding sequence ATGCCGACTCTCACTGACGAACACATTCTCCTGTCCCACGGCTCCGGCGGGAAGCTCGCGCACGATCTCGTGGAGGCTGTCTTCCTCCCGCGCTTCTCCAACGCCGCGCTGGATGTCCTGGACGACGGCGCGCTCGTCGGCGACATCCCCGCCGGGCGACTCGCCGTCAGCACGGACTGCTTCGTCGTGGACCCCGTCTTCTTCCCGGGCGGCGACATCGGACGCCTCGCCATCTGCGGAACCGTCAACGATGTGGCCATGACCGGCGCACAGCCGCGCTGGCTGACGGCGGGCTTCATCCTGGAGGAAGGCCTTCCCGTCGCCGACCTGGTGCGAATCGCGGACTCCATGGCCGCCGCCGCGAAGGAGGCGGGAGTGACCGTGGTCGCGGGAGACACAAAGGTGGTGCCGCGCGGGCACGCCGACCGGATCTTCATCACCACCGCGGGCTTCGGCATCCTTCCCGACGGGATCACCCCCACGGGAACCGGCGCCCGCCCGGGCGACGCCATTCTCGCCAGCGGAACACTTGGCGATCACGAGATCTGCCTCATGACGCTCCGCGCCGGGCTCTCGCTCGACGGGGAAGTGAAGAGCGATGTCGCGCCCGTGAACGGGTTGGTGCGCGCACTCGCGGACGACGCCATCCCGCTGCACGCACTGCGCGACCCCACGCGGGGGGGAGTGGCCACGGTCCTGGGGGAGATCGCATCCGCCAGCGGCGTCGCCATCCGCCTCGACGAGGAGCGCATCCCGCTGCGCCCGGGAGTTCGCGGAGCGTGCGAGATCATGGGATTCGATCCGCTCTATCTTGCGTCCGAGGGACGCATGATCGCGGTGGTCCCTGAAGCGGATGCCGACCGTGCTCTGCGCATCCTCCGCACACACGCGGCGGGCGCGGACGCGTGTCGCATCGGAGAAGTGCGCGAGGGTCCGCCCGGACGGGTCACGCTGCGCACCTCCATCGGCGGGGAGAGAATCGTGGATATGCTCACCGGGGAGATGCTCCCCAGAATCTGCTAG
- the hypD gene encoding hydrogenase formation protein HypD, producing MSGANKTVPEALAAIATGELKLDGFLGPAHVSTIIGARPYRFLAGQHGLGVVIAGFEPLDVLHAIDMLCTQTVRGHARVEIQYARIAREEGNPRALEILHRVFEPADAWWRGIGVIAGSGLAIREEFADFDADRRIPVEVEPTREHKGCICGQILQGLAAPEECPLFGTACTPENPVGACMVSSEGTCAAHFKYGPDGGHHADSH from the coding sequence GTGAGCGGTGCCAACAAGACGGTTCCGGAAGCGCTGGCCGCCATCGCCACGGGAGAACTGAAGCTCGACGGCTTCCTCGGCCCGGCCCATGTCTCCACGATCATCGGCGCGCGTCCGTACCGCTTCCTTGCCGGGCAGCACGGGCTCGGTGTCGTCATCGCGGGCTTTGAACCGCTGGATGTTCTCCACGCAATCGACATGCTCTGCACGCAGACCGTTCGCGGCCATGCAAGGGTCGAGATCCAGTACGCACGGATTGCCCGCGAAGAAGGAAATCCGCGTGCACTGGAAATCCTGCACCGCGTCTTCGAACCGGCCGACGCATGGTGGCGGGGCATCGGCGTCATCGCGGGAAGTGGACTTGCCATCCGGGAGGAGTTCGCGGATTTCGACGCCGACCGCCGGATCCCCGTAGAGGTGGAGCCCACTCGCGAGCACAAGGGCTGCATCTGCGGACAGATTCTGCAGGGACTGGCCGCGCCGGAGGAGTGCCCGCTTTTCGGAACCGCCTGCACGCCGGAAAACCCCGTGGGAGCGTGCATGGTCTCCAGCGAGGGAACCTGCGCCGCACACTTCAAGTACGGCCCGGACGGAGGCCACCATGCCGACTCTCACTGA
- a CDS encoding aquaporin, whose translation MNGNRFIAEGVGTFALVFAGCGAAIVNDLFPGTLGHLGVCVVFGLVVMAMIYSIGNISGAHINPAVTLGFLFARRLEGKAVLPYIGSQLAGAIAAALLLRVLFPEHETLGATLPSVTVPQALVVETALSFFLVFVILNVSTGHMEKGIMAGVAIGGTVTWEALLGGPLTGASMNPARSLGPAIVSGQWDALWLYIAAPIAGAAAATWVFRYVQGSVPPTPVEE comes from the coding sequence ATGAACGGAAACCGGTTCATCGCGGAGGGCGTCGGCACATTCGCGCTGGTGTTTGCGGGTTGCGGAGCCGCCATCGTCAACGACTTGTTCCCGGGAACGCTGGGGCACCTGGGCGTATGCGTGGTGTTCGGATTGGTCGTCATGGCCATGATCTACTCAATCGGCAACATCTCCGGAGCGCACATCAACCCGGCGGTCACGCTCGGCTTCCTGTTCGCCCGACGCCTGGAAGGGAAGGCGGTTCTCCCGTACATCGGAAGCCAGCTGGCAGGAGCGATCGCGGCCGCCCTTCTCTTGCGCGTGCTGTTTCCCGAGCATGAGACGCTGGGCGCGACACTGCCGTCGGTGACGGTACCCCAGGCTCTGGTGGTGGAGACGGCTCTCTCCTTCTTCCTGGTCTTCGTCATCCTCAATGTGTCCACCGGGCACATGGAAAAGGGGATCATGGCCGGAGTCGCCATCGGCGGAACGGTCACCTGGGAAGCGCTTCTCGGCGGGCCGCTGACCGGTGCGTCCATGAACCCGGCGCGTTCACTCGGCCCGGCAATCGTCTCCGGCCAGTGGGACGCGCTGTGGCTGTACATCGCAGCACCCATTGCCGGAGCCGCGGCGGCAACATGGGTCTTCCGGTACGTTCAGGGGTCCGTGCCACCTACTCCCGTGGAGGAATAA